AGTGAAGATTACAGCTACTGTTATCTTGTTCCCTTGGTTATCGCTTACATGATCTGGGAAAAAAGGGAGGCCTGGCGGCGTTTTCCAGCAGAGGTCTCCGTTTGTGGTTTCGGGCTGCTGTTGACGGGGATCGCCTTTTTCTGGATGGGGGAGCTTGGGGGAGAGTATCTGACGCTTTATTTAGGAGCCTGGCTGGTTTTGTTGGGTTTGGTCTGGATTCATGCCGGTGGCGCTCGTTTCCGGCAGATTTTATTTCCGTTGCTGATGATTCCGGCAATGTTTCCTCTGCCCAGTTTCCTGCATGACCGCCTGTCTCTGAAACTGAAGCTGCTCTCTTCACAGCTCGGAGTCGAGATCATGCAGTGGGCCGGCATATCGGCTTACCGCGAAGGTAATGTTATTGATCTTGGGTTTACTCAGCTGCAGGTGGTGGATGCCTGCAGTGGGTTGCGCTATCTTTTTCCGATAGTCATTCTCGGCTTACTTCTGGCCTGGTTTTTTCGGGCGCCATTCTGGAAACGGGGGCTTCTTGTGCTCTCGACCCTGCCCTTGATTGTCCTGACCAATAGTGCCAGGATCGCGGCTACCGGGCTTCTCTATGAGCCTTTCGGTTCCCAAGTGGCGGAGGGTTTCTTTCATGATTTTTCCGGTTGGCTGATTTTTATGGTGACGCTGGCGATGCTGCTTCTGGAAATGTGGCTGCTAAGCCTTCCCGGACGCCGGAAAATTTCGCCTGGCAAAGAGATCTCGGGCTTGCAGCGTGGCGGGAGTCTTTTCCTGAAAACACCTCCGGGGCGGCAAAAGATAGCTTTGGCGCTGGCCGCGCTGTTATTGTTGTTGACCTGGGGGCTGTCACGCGGGATTGAGTTTCGCGAAAAGGTTCCGGTGATTAAACCTCTGGCGCAGTTTCCCTTGAACCTCGGTCCCTGGCGGGGAGAGTTTCAGGTCATGGAGCAGATTTTTGTCGATGCCCTGGATCTGAGCGATTATTTTATTATCGATTATGAAAACGACAAGGGGCAGAAAATAAATTTTTATACGGCCTACTATGAAAGTCAGCGCAAGGGGGAGTCGATTCATTCTCCGGCTTCATGCTTGACCGGCGGCGGCTGGGTTTTTCAGAATGTGGTTGAGACCGAACTGGAGATAGATGGTTACGGGCCGATTTCGGTGAACCGGGTTTTTATGGTGAAAAACGGCGTGCGTCAGCTGGTTTATTACTGGTTCCCGCAGCGAGGGCGTAATCTGACGAATGCTTACCAGTTGAAAATTTATGTTTTCTGGGATTCTCTGACCAAACAGCGCACGGATGGCGCCCTGGTGCGCCTGATCACTCCGTTGGCTGAGTTTGAGGAGGCGGACCGGGCCGATTTCAGGCTTCGGCAGTTTATGGCCGAGGCGCTGCCTTTGCTTGATCAGTTTTTGCCCGGAGCCGACCGCTGAGGGTTTTCGTGAAAAAAATTTGCGAAAGCTTCCGGTGGCAGACATCCACTTCTGAAAACTGAGACCTCGGGTCGAGGTACGGTTCTCCGGCGGTTGCCTTGTCGCGGTTACCTCCGACATCCTTGGAGAAGGTTGGTTTTGTGATTTAAAGGAATTTGGTTGAGCGTGACTTGATTAAATGAGGAGGTGGCTATGCTGCGCGGAATGAAATTGTTAGCTGTGCTGGGACTGGCTTTGATTCTGTTGGGCTGTGGTGATGGACCGCAGGCTAAACGGGACAAGTTTTATGACAAGGGAGCGGCTTTTTATGAACAGGGAGATTATGTCAAAGCGACCCTGGAGATTAAAAACGCGATTCAGACGGATCCGAAGTTCGCTCAGGGCTACTATCTGCTGGGCATGTGCTCCTTTAAACAAAATGATTATAAGAAAGCCTACGGTTATTTCAACAAGGCTCTGGAACTCAATGACGCTCTGACGGCGGCCGAGGTTATGGTTGGGCGTTTGTTGCTGATGGGAGGGGAGCATGAACAGGCCCTGGCCCGGGCCGACAAACTTCTGACCGCCAGTCCGGAACACGCGGAAGCTCAGCTGTTGCGCGGAGCCAGTCTGGCCGCCCTGGGTAAGGAGAAGGAAGCCGTTTTTGTGTTGGAAAAATTGAAAGCCGCAGGCTCGCAGGAAGCGGACCTTTATATTATGCTGGCCAACCTCAGTTTGAAAAATGATGATTCCGTCAAGGCTCAGGCTTATCTCGAGGAGTTGCTTGGCGTGGATCCGGGACATCGCGCCGGACGGCTGTTGCTGGCCTCGGTTCTGGAGCGTCAGAATAAGCTGGACGAAGCGCAAATTCAGTTGCAGGAACTGATCGGGCAACAGGAACCGGAACATCAGGCGGAAGCTCGTTTGTTGTTGGTGCGGTTTTATCTGCGGCATCAGCGCCAGGTTGAGGCAGAAGCCCTTTTGCGAAGCCTGTCCGCGGAAAATCCGAAAGAAGAACGCTTTCGGGTTCTGCTGGTGCGTTTTCTGGCGGACCAGGGGCATGAGGAAAAATCTCTCGAAATTTTACGTCAAGGACTTAATGACTTGCCGGAATCCCTGGTCTTGACTGAGATGATGGCAAAATATCGGCTCGGTCGGCAGCAGGTCGACGAGGCGCGTCAGTTGCTCGGGGCATATCTCGAACGGATGAAAACGGGGCCTCTCTTTCTTCAGGCCAAGCTGATGCTGGCTCAGATTGCGGTTCAGGAGCAGGAGTTTGATACGGCCCTGAAGCTGGCGGATGAAATTCTGGGCGAAAACGGCAATGATTTGGGCGCCCGGATTCTTAAAGGTGATCTCTTGATGCAGCGGCGGGATTTCGACGGGGCGATTGTCGAATATCGCTCGGTGCTCAAGGAACTGCCGCAGAATGTACCGGTGATGTTCAGTCTGGCCAAGGCCCATCTCGGCAATGACGAGCCCAAACTGGCCCTGGAATTGTTGCAGAATGCTTTTGAACGCGACAGCAAGCTGGCTCCGGTCGGAATTCTGCTGTCCCGTCTCTATCAGCAGGAAGGTAAGTTTGCGCAGGCCCTGGGCGTGGTGGAAAAGGCTTTGCAACAAAATCCTGAAAATGACGAGTTGCTGGAGATGACGGCCAGTTTACTGGTGCGCCGCGGGCGCTCAGCCGACGCGCTCGAGCTTTGCCGGCGCTATCTTGCCCAAGACGCGGAAAATCCACGTTATAATGTTCTTCTCGCTCAGGTTCAGGTGGCGATGCGGGACTTTCCGCCGGCCCGCACAGCCCTGCTCCGGGTGCTTTCCCGTGATCCGGATAACCGTGCCGCGCTTTTTACCCTGGTGCGGTTGGAGTTGTTGCAGGGATCGCCCCAGGAGGCTTTGAATCACGGCCTCGAACTGCGCGAAAAAGATCCGGAAAATCAGATTTATGGCTTACTCCTCGCCAATCTTTATGAACAGACCGGAAGCTTTGCCAAGGCGGCGGTGATCTATGAAGAGGTTCTCGAAAAAAATCCCCGCTCCCTGGTGGCAGCCAATAATTTGGCCTACTATTTTGCCGAGTATCAGCCTGAAGTGCAGAATATAGCCCGAGCGCAGAAACTGCTGGAGCCCTATCTTGAAAACAATCGCTCCGAACCGGTACTCATGGATACGGCAGCCTGGGTTTATTTCCGTGCGGGTGATTATGAAAAGGCGCTGGCTTTACTGGGTGGGGTTGAGGAAAAAATCAAGGAGGTTCCTGAAGCCCTTTATCATCTGGGCATGATTCAAAAGGCTCTCGGTCATCGCGAAGCCGCAATTGTCAGCTTGGAAAAGGCGCTGGCCGGAGAACCTTTTAGCGCCGGAAATGAAGCCCGGGTTGTACTTGAGGCTTTGCGACGGTAATTTGTGGGCTTTGTATGCGGTTGTTCGCTGGCCAACCAGCAAAAAAGGAACCCGAAAGGATTCCTTTTTTGCTGGTTCGTGGTTGATGCGGGTCGCGGTTTTCAGGGAAAACCTTCTCCGGGGGGGCGCAAAAGTTTTTTCCTTCATCAATATAGCGCCGGAGACCTCCTTGGCCTTGATTTGAGGGGCGGGAAGTCATGGCATCTCGGCTAAACTTTTATAAACTATTTCCCGCAAATCACGGGAAAGTTCAGGCTGGCGGGCAAGGTTTTGCAGTTCCAGGTGCATCCTTTGCGCATACGGGGCGGCAAAGCGGCGCCAGCGGCTGAAAGCGCCGGCCAGACGGGCCGCCACTTGCGGGTTGAGCTGGTCGAGTGTGGCGATCTCGGTTGCCAGTAGACGATAACCGGAACCGTCCTGCTGGTGGAAGGCGGTCTGATTACCGCAGAAGCCGCCCAGCAGGGCTCGAACCCGGTTGGGGGTGTGGCGGTTAAAATCAGGATGCTTGAGCAGTTGTATGATCCGGTTCAGGGTGGTTACCCGGCAGGTGGCCTGCAGGGCAAACCAGCGGTCAAGGAGCAGGGGGTCGGGGCGGCATTGTTCAAAGAACAGATTTAGTTCGGCCGGTTCGGTCTGTGGACTCATTTCGAGCAGGCCGCTGAGGGCCGCGAGTCTGTCGGTCAGGTTGTCGGCCCGGCTGAACTGGTCACGGCAGAGGGCCCAGGCACCTCCGGTTTCGGCACCCAGGGCGCCGAGGTAGTCAAGGGCAAGATTTTTCAGCCGCCGTCGGGCCATTTCCTCGGGAAGCGGTTGGTATGGTTCGTGGCTCTGATGGAGATGGTAAAGTTTGTGCAGCTCTTTTTCCCAGTCGCGGGCCAGCCGGGTTTTCAGCTGCTGCCGGGCCTGGCAGATCTGTAGCGGGTCGATGACGGCCAGTTGTTCGGCAAGGTGAATTTCATCCGGCAGGGTCAAAAGTTCGGCGACGCAGTCGGCCATCGTGTCGGGCCAGGTCTGATCCAGCAGGGCGCCGAAGGTTTGGCTGAACAACAGCTCGGTCTCGGAGTACTGTTCTTGGGCGCCATTGATTCTTAGGAGAATTGCCTTGATGGCCAGCTTTTGCGCTGCCTCCCAGCGGCTGAAAGGGTCCTGGTCGCAGAGTGTCAGTAACGCCAGCTCATGATCGTTGTAGTCATCAATGATTTTTACCGGGGCGGAAAATCCGCGCAGCAGGGAAAGGAGAGGTTCCTGTGGGCAATTCGGAAAATGAAAGACCTCCTTTGGCTTTCTGATTTCGAGGATCAGGGTGTCACCCGCAGTCCTTTGTCGCTCTGCGGATGCCGGGCAGGACTTGGTCGGAGTATCCGGGAAAAGCAGGGCGATGGCCAGCGGCAGATGCAGCGGTAGCTTTTCGCTTTGTCCCGCAGTTGCCGGGGTCTGCTGTTCAATGGTGAGCTGCAGTTCAGCTGCGGCCGGCAGCCACCGGCGCCGAATAGTCAGGGTCGGGGTTCCGGCTTGGTCGTACCAGCGCCGAAATTGTTGCAGGTCACGGTCTCCGGTCTCCGCCATGGCGGCCAACAGATCCTCAATGGTCGCGGCCTGGCCGTCGTGGCGTTGAAGATAAAGGCGCAGGCCCCGCCTGAATTTTTCCCGACCGAGGAGGGTGGCCAGCATGCCGATGAGCTCCGCTCCTTTTTCATAGATGGTCGTCGTGTAAAAATTGTTGATTTCAATATATTCCTTGGGTTGGACGGGATGGGCCAGCGGCCCGGCATCCTCGGGAAACTGAAAACTGCGCAGGCGGCGGACCTCGCGGATGCGCCGGCCGCCGCCGGGGAAAGCCCAGGCTCCATACTGCTGATCCCGAAAAACCGTCAGGCCCTCTTTCAGGCTTAATTGAAACCAGTCCCGGCAGGTGACACGGTTGCCGGTCCAGTTGTGCAGATATTCGTGCGCGATCACGCTTTCAATCGCTTCGTAATCACTGTCGGTCGCGCTTTCCGGTTGGGCGAGGATGTATTTTGCATTAAAGATATTGAGTCCCTTGTTTTCCATCGCTCCGAAATTGAAATCATTAACCGCAACGACCTGATAAAGGTCGAGATCGTATTCCAGACCGTACTCTTTTTCATCCCAGGACATGGCTTTTTTCAGGGCTTTGATGGCGTGGGCGCATTTGTCTCGGTTTTGTTCTTCAACATGGAAATGAATTTCCACCTGTCGCTGTGTGTTGGTTGTGAAGCTGTCTTTCACGGTTGTCAGGCGGCCTGCAACCAACGCAAAGAGGTAGGCTGGCTTTTTAAACGGGTCCTGCCAGACGGCAAAATGACGTCGCCCGGGAAGCTCTCCCTGGGCAATCAGGTTGCCGTTGCTTAAAAGGACTGGAAATTCATCCCGGTCGGCTTCAATGGTGGTGGTAAACCGAGTCAGGACGTCGGGCCGGTCTGGAAAATAGGTGATGCGGCTGAAGCCGTGGGCTTCGCATTGAGTGCAGAGCAGGGCATTCGAAGCGTAAAGACCTTCGAGACTGGTATTGCTTTCCGGGTTGAAGGTGGTAACGATCTCCAGGGTGAAATGAGCCGGCGGAGTTGCGATGGTCAGCTGTCTGGGGGTAATCGTGTACGCGTTTGCGGTCAGCGGGTGGCCATTTAGTTCGATTCGGAGCAGCTCCAGCTGCCGGCCGTCAAGCTCTAAAGGTCGGTTGGCCGGGGTTTGG
This sequence is a window from Pseudomonadota bacterium. Protein-coding genes within it:
- a CDS encoding tetratricopeptide repeat protein, encoding MLRGMKLLAVLGLALILLGCGDGPQAKRDKFYDKGAAFYEQGDYVKATLEIKNAIQTDPKFAQGYYLLGMCSFKQNDYKKAYGYFNKALELNDALTAAEVMVGRLLLMGGEHEQALARADKLLTASPEHAEAQLLRGASLAALGKEKEAVFVLEKLKAAGSQEADLYIMLANLSLKNDDSVKAQAYLEELLGVDPGHRAGRLLLASVLERQNKLDEAQIQLQELIGQQEPEHQAEARLLLVRFYLRHQRQVEAEALLRSLSAENPKEERFRVLLVRFLADQGHEEKSLEILRQGLNDLPESLVLTEMMAKYRLGRQQVDEARQLLGAYLERMKTGPLFLQAKLMLAQIAVQEQEFDTALKLADEILGENGNDLGARILKGDLLMQRRDFDGAIVEYRSVLKELPQNVPVMFSLAKAHLGNDEPKLALELLQNAFERDSKLAPVGILLSRLYQQEGKFAQALGVVEKALQQNPENDELLEMTASLLVRRGRSADALELCRRYLAQDAENPRYNVLLAQVQVAMRDFPPARTALLRVLSRDPDNRAALFTLVRLELLQGSPQEALNHGLELREKDPENQIYGLLLANLYEQTGSFAKAAVIYEEVLEKNPRSLVAANNLAYYFAEYQPEVQNIARAQKLLEPYLENNRSEPVLMDTAAWVYFRAGDYEKALALLGGVEEKIKEVPEALYHLGMIQKALGHREAAIVSLEKALAGEPFSAGNEARVVLEALRR
- the xrtD gene encoding VPLPA-CTERM-specific exosortase XrtD, translating into SEDYSYCYLVPLVIAYMIWEKREAWRRFPAEVSVCGFGLLLTGIAFFWMGELGGEYLTLYLGAWLVLLGLVWIHAGGARFRQILFPLLMIPAMFPLPSFLHDRLSLKLKLLSSQLGVEIMQWAGISAYREGNVIDLGFTQLQVVDACSGLRYLFPIVILGLLLAWFFRAPFWKRGLLVLSTLPLIVLTNSARIAATGLLYEPFGSQVAEGFFHDFSGWLIFMVTLAMLLLEMWLLSLPGRRKISPGKEISGLQRGGSLFLKTPPGRQKIALALAALLLLLTWGLSRGIEFREKVPVIKPLAQFPLNLGPWRGEFQVMEQIFVDALDLSDYFIIDYENDKGQKINFYTAYYESQRKGESIHSPASCLTGGGWVFQNVVETELEIDGYGPISVNRVFMVKNGVRQLVYYWFPQRGRNLTNAYQLKIYVFWDSLTKQRTDGALVRLITPLAEFEEADRADFRLRQFMAEALPLLDQFLPGADR
- a CDS encoding aminopeptidase N, which produces MNKPSGNETIYLKDYQPPAFTVVDLSLHFSLGRKRTLVTSKMELKRAPQTPANRPLELDGRQLELLRIELNGHPLTANAYTITPRQLTIATPPAHFTLEIVTTFNPESNTSLEGLYASNALLCTQCEAHGFSRITYFPDRPDVLTRFTTTIEADRDEFPVLLSNGNLIAQGELPGRRHFAVWQDPFKKPAYLFALVAGRLTTVKDSFTTNTQRQVEIHFHVEEQNRDKCAHAIKALKKAMSWDEKEYGLEYDLDLYQVVAVNDFNFGAMENKGLNIFNAKYILAQPESATDSDYEAIESVIAHEYLHNWTGNRVTCRDWFQLSLKEGLTVFRDQQYGAWAFPGGGRRIREVRRLRSFQFPEDAGPLAHPVQPKEYIEINNFYTTTIYEKGAELIGMLATLLGREKFRRGLRLYLQRHDGQAATIEDLLAAMAETGDRDLQQFRRWYDQAGTPTLTIRRRWLPAAAELQLTIEQQTPATAGQSEKLPLHLPLAIALLFPDTPTKSCPASAERQRTAGDTLILEIRKPKEVFHFPNCPQEPLLSLLRGFSAPVKIIDDYNDHELALLTLCDQDPFSRWEAAQKLAIKAILLRINGAQEQYSETELLFSQTFGALLDQTWPDTMADCVAELLTLPDEIHLAEQLAVIDPLQICQARQQLKTRLARDWEKELHKLYHLHQSHEPYQPLPEEMARRRLKNLALDYLGALGAETGGAWALCRDQFSRADNLTDRLAALSGLLEMSPQTEPAELNLFFEQCRPDPLLLDRWFALQATCRVTTLNRIIQLLKHPDFNRHTPNRVRALLGGFCGNQTAFHQQDGSGYRLLATEIATLDQLNPQVAARLAGAFSRWRRFAAPYAQRMHLELQNLARQPELSRDLREIVYKSLAEMP